A single Harpia harpyja isolate bHarHar1 chromosome 6, bHarHar1 primary haplotype, whole genome shotgun sequence DNA region contains:
- the CKAP4 gene encoding cytoskeleton-associated protein 4 produces MSAAKHRGPKGSSPPAAAAAANERGSQPGGAEEAAAKKPPAAAHGRGGRAAAGAGGGRSGAVPRRGWALLLGAAVVLSAALPAGWYVRQLREEVGRSAREREASGRQRQELAATLDAVVLKVHSLQATFGEFESMMKIAQQKQEVTEKAVKQGESEINRISEVLQKLQNEILKDLSDGIHMVKDARERDFTSLENTVEERLTELTKSINDNIAVFTEVQQRSQDEINNMKAKVDSLEEADVYKHEIKVLKDAFDEMQASMKTKEKDIETLKSTIDSMESDVYTEVKELVNLKQQHEKFKEAADTEHLSLKALQEKVLSAEDSIRQLPGDIKRLDEDLLQVKADLNKWEENELFRKALETFGKNSEGLESRLRHIEDSLESLTSVAAQNSEKLQSFLSKETEYENKLSTLEQSITALQGISDMDVTSVTDILKNLGESQTSLYNDVEDLRRSISDLPSSGALQDVQKQISTLLDQGNLQMGQAHSQGYLEKFSSVEGSVDELRSSVSQVDSDLKMIRTAVDSLVSYSVKIENNENNLESVKSSIDDLRNDLERLFVKVEKIHEKV; encoded by the exons ATGTCGGCCGCCAAGCACCGGGGCCCTAAGGGgagcagcccgcccgccgccgccgccgccgccaacgAACGGGGCTCGCAGCCCGGCGGCGCCGAGGAGGCGGCGGCGAAGaagccgccggcggcggcgcaCGGCCGGGGCGGCAGGGCCGCCGCGGGGGCCGGAGGGGGCCGCTCCGGCGCTGTCCCCCGCCGCGGCTGGGCGCTGCTGCTGGGCGCCGCGGTGGTCCTGAGCGCCGCGCTGCCCGCCGGCTGGTACGTGCGGCAGCTGCGGGAGGAGGTCGGGCGGAGCGCGCGGGAGAGGGAGGCCTCCGGCCGGCAGCGGCAGGAGCTGGCCGCCACCCTGGACGCGGTGGTGCTGAAG GTGCATTCCCTTCAAGCCACATTTGGAGAATTTGAATCTATGATGAAAATtgctcagcagaagcaggaggTTACCGAGAAGGCTGTTAAACAAGGGGAGAGTGAAATAAACCGGATCAGTGAAGTGCTTCAGAAgctgcaaaatgaaattttgaaagacTTGTCTGACGGCATCCACATGGTGAAGGATGCAAGGGAAAGAGACTTCACATCTCTGGAGAACACAGTGGAAGAGAGACTAACAGAGCTAACCAAGTCTATAAATGATAACATTGCTGTATTCACTGAAGTCCAGCAAAGGAGCCAAGATGAAATCAACAATATGAAAGCAAAGGTTGATTCACTAGAAGAAGCAGATGTGTATAAACATGAAATTAAGGTGCTAAAAGATGCTTTTGATGAGATGCAAGCATCcatgaaaaccaaagaaaaggaCATAGAGACCTTGAAGAGTACAATAGACTCCATGGAGTCTGATGTGTATACTGAAGTGAAAGAGCTAGTCAACCTCAAACAACAACATGAGAAATTCAAAGAGGCTGCAGACACTGAACACCTTTCATTAAAAGCTTTACAAGAGAAAGTCCTGAGTGCTGAGGATTCTATTAGGCAGCTCCCTGGTGACATTAAAAGACTCGATGAAGATTTACTGCAAGTTAAAGCTGACCTtaacaaatgggaagaaaatgaactcttcAGAAAAGCACTAGAAACTTTTGGGAAGAACAGTGAAGGACTGGAGTCTCGACTGAGGCACATAGAAGACAGCCTGGAGTCTCTAACTTCCGTTGCTGCTCAAAACAGTGAAAAGTTGCAATCTTTCCTTTCTAAGGAGACAGAATACGAGAATAAGCTCAGTACCCTGGAACAAAGCATTACTGCTCTTCAGGGAATCTCAGATATGGACGTAACTTCAGTCACAGACATTCTGAAAAATCTTGGTGAATCACAGACCTCACTGTACAATGACGTGGAAGACTTGAGGAGAAGCATCAGTGACCTGCCATCCTCTGGTGCTCTTCAGGATGTCCAGAAGCAAATTAGTACTTTGTTGGATCAAGGAAATCTTCAGATGGGTCAAGCACATTCTCAAGGCTAtcttgaaaaattttcttctgtgGAAGGTTCTGTAGATGAACTGAGATCTTCTGTCAGCCAGGTTGATTCTGATTTGAAAATGATAAGAACTGCAGTGGATAGTTTAGTCTCCTACTCAGTGAAAATTGAAAATAATGAGAACAACTTGGAGTCTGTGAAGAGCTCAATAGATGACCTGAGGAACGATCTGGAAAGGTTGTTTGTCAAAGttgaaaaaatacatgaaaaagttTAG